The following are encoded together in the Microtus pennsylvanicus isolate mMicPen1 chromosome 8, mMicPen1.hap1, whole genome shotgun sequence genome:
- the LOC142855864 gene encoding LOW QUALITY PROTEIN: ran-specific GTPase-activating protein-like (The sequence of the model RefSeq protein was modified relative to this genomic sequence to represent the inferred CDS: inserted 1 base in 1 codon) yields MAATKDSHEDHDTSTENADESNHDPQFEPIVSLPEQEIKTLEEDEEELFKMRAKLFRFASENDLPEWKERGTGDVKLLKHKEKGTIRLLMRRDKTLKICANHYITPMMELKPXAGSDRAWVWNTHADFADECPKPELLAIRFLNAENAQKFKTKFEECRKEIEEREKKGPGKNDNAEKVAEKLEALSMREARDEAEEKSEEKQ; encoded by the exons ATGGCGGCCACCAAGGACAGTCATGAGGACCATGATACCTCCACAGAGAATGCAGATGAATCCAACCATGACCCTCAGTTCGAGCCAATAGTTTCTCTTCCTGAGCAAGAAATTAAAACactggaggaagatgaagaggaactTTTCAAGATGCGGGCAAAGCTATTCCGGTTTGCTTCAGAGAATGACCTCCCAGAATGGAAGGAGCGAGGCACTGGTGATGTCAAACTCCTGAAGCATAAGGAGAAAGGGACCATCCGCCTTCTCATGAGGAGGGACAAGACTCTGAAGATATGCGCCAACCACTATATCACACCAATGATGGAGCTGAAGC ATGCTGGCAGCGACCGTGCCTGGGTCTGGAATACTCACGCCGACTTTGCAGATGAGTGCCCCAAGCCTGAACTGCTTGCCATCcgcttcctaaatgctgagaaTGCACAAAAGTTCAAGACAAAGTTTGAAGAATGCAGGAAAGAgattgaagaaagagaaaagaaaggaccaGGCAAAAATGATAATGCTGAAAAGGTGGCTGAGAAGCTGGAAGCCCTTTCTATGAGGGAGGCCAGAGATGAGGCTGAAGAGAAATCTGAGGAGAAGCAATGA